tcagatTCAGATTCCCCTCCAGTTTAGCAATTCAGAAATCATTTACTCCGTTTAGTGGCTCTTTTCCCTTCCATGGCACGCATATACATTGACCGGTAGTCCGGCAGGCACTGGCACCATCTTCATTCCCTACCTCTCTCCATGGAGAGATCTTTCTTGCAAGCAATCGTGTGGTGCAGCACACGCTTGCAACAAGAAACACCCAACGACTGAACTGTTTGTTGCGTTATGTCGCGTGATGTACACATCGCGTTGTTAATTCTGGTTAGGGCGAGAGCTAATGTCACATCTAAAATATCGTCGCATATATTCCGCACCACAAATAAGGATGATAGAGATGAAATGTCACAACATTGCAAGAAAGTCTGAGCATGTTATTTATAGCCAACGTCCGTATATGTAGGTTCTTCTTTGCAGAAAAGGACATGTAGTGTTCCAAGTCAATTGTCGGAAATTACAATCTGTAAAAACAAGTAATGCAAGGTAAATATAAAATAGCGTGAATCGAGCGTATTTCAATTCGTAACCGTATTTTGTTTGCGAGTTAACTTCATCCGGCATAGGTTTCCTTCGTATGCATGGAGAGCCGGTTCGTCCGTCACATTTGTATGGAATGAACCGGCCTTTGACAGcctattcggttggctggttcgtatcattgctggttcatgaataagtactgctgactgttttatgtgagagaaaaatactgttccggctgaaaatttatgatcgtttacgacaagccacagccaaacaaacgGGCTGAGATTGGCGGTTTGCTGGAGTAAACAAATGGAATTACTTGATGACAGATGACATGGCACGACGGCGCAAACCAAACACTATTCTTAGGCTCGTTTTTTACGGACGGACTGATCTCCGGCAAACAAAACGCGCAGCGAGTTCCCTGagttggaatatatatatataacctatATAGATGGAACCCACCGAGGATCATTTACTCTGATTTCTCTACAACCatgttaagggggtgtttggatcttgagactaaagtttagtcctagtTACATCGAATTTACACTTTTTGTACATAGAGAAACAAAAAGGGAAAAAACTTTTGAAGGTATAAATTGGATCGACTGAAATAGCTAGAGAAGGTAAATTGAATCAAATGTTAGTTTAGGGAGTTATCTGGACATAAGGCAAATTTGGAGGAAATAATCTAGGTTTTTTCCTTTATTGTTTTAGTGGCAAGTGACATATCTCTCGATAGCGACATGCTTGGTGATGATTTTTTCATTCTCATAGCACACGAGGAAAATGGGTGCTGCTCTCAATTCTCAAAATAAAagggaaaaaggaaaaaatatatcACGGCCAAAAGTGTCCAAGAGACTCCAAGCCACAGCCTCTACCTCTCACTCTCCCCTTTTGAGATTCTTTCTCACACCCGATTCGTTTCGATCTCTTCTTCCACCACCTCATCTTTCCCAGAAAAATTGTCACTGTCATGCTCCTACTTTGAAGTAGTCTCTGTAATCTGTATGGCCTCACACCTGCTAGCAGTAGGCTGCTCCCTCTCACAGGcaccttcctcttcctcttcctcctctccctgTCACCTTCTCTTGTACGTCACATGTTGGACACCAATGCCTCGGACCAAACACCATTCTGTACGATTCAAGCAACCTCCTCCATCGTCATCCCGCCGTCCCAACTCCAAGTCTTctgaatcaaaaaaaaaaaaaaaaccctccaAGTCTTCtcgtcgtctctctctctctctcccatccaCCCCTCTCTCCCTCGCTCTTCCGCACCTGCACCGGTCAGTTGCAATATATTTCTCTCCCCCTCTCGCAACCACCTACCCCTGGCTTTGCGTGGCTAGTTGCCACCAGACGGCGCGACTCATTGCCCTCTGATCCTCCTCCTTGCTtcgagtcttcttcttcttccctcctcTCGCTAGCTGTTGGGGAGAGGGAGACTGGCGGCTGACCGGACGGTCATCAGTTGATCGGTCGGAAATGGCGGCGGGGCGCGGGCCGTGGCTCGCCGGCGGCCTTGTGGCTGTGGCGGTGCAGCTGCTGATCGTGGCCGTGCGCGGGCGGTTCGTGGTGGAGAAGAGCAGCGTGTGGGTGCTCGCGCCGGAGCACATCCGTGGCCACCACGACGCGGCCATCGGCAACTTCGGCGTGCCCGATTACGGCGGCACGCTCACCGGCGTCGTCATCTACCCGGACAAGAAGGCCACGGGGTGCGACGAGTTCGACGCCAAGTTCAAGGCCAAGTCCCGCCGCCCGGTCATCCTCCTGCTTGACCGTGGAGGTACGCACCGCCGCTTCTTCTTCTCTTCATCAAAAATCTTAAGTTTCCGTCATTCATTTCCTGAATGAACACATCTTATGTTTACCTCTGAAACTGAGTTTCATTTCATCAAACAAAAATATTCAGAAATTTTTGAGTTGTGCTAGTTTGAAGTACAGTTTTGTTCTTTTCCTTTTGGAACGAAAGTTTTGTTTCATATATTTTGAGGGGTTGAAAAGGAGTTGGCCCTGTTGATCTAGGCCTGATTAGTTTTTCATTGATCTAGGCCTTCAGGGCCCATCCCAGTTTACATCATCATTTACATTTTCAAACATTCAAATTTCTGATTACTGATTACATAGAGGCAAAAGTAGTTGGCCCTGTTGATTATTGTTAACTCACATCTCACTTGATCCCACGACCGCCACACACCTGATCCGACTCCTCCTCCACTACCACCGCACCAACCAGCAGTTGGCGTCGGTGCCAAAGGCTGGAGCTTCTTTCAATCAGAGACCAATCTGCTTCACCCTTGCTTTCAAAGCAAAACGTTCCCAAAGCTGAAGCTTCAGTCAAATGCCCAGCTATTGTGGCACTCGGAGCTGCATCAACTGTTcactaacatttttattagtAGTAAAAAATGTCGCCGTTCGTTTTTTTGAGTGTGTCtagccaacaaccatgtgttttatgcagtttcaacacatgattttttttacaccataggattaagatccaacagcctccaccaTTCTTCTACATACAGCCTCCACATATCACACGTCACAGACCACATATCACAtatcataattttttttctatggaaggacaaaaaGACAAAGTCAGTGACACGCGGGGCCCACGGGGTGAGTTGGCTTCCGGAGCtcgtcgccgccatggccggcggctggAACGCCCAGCTTATCGTCGACGCCCCGGAAACCACCCCGCCGTCGACGTCTAGCAGCCGCCGCCCGCCTGCCACCAGCCTCTCGCTAGCCGCCGCCGCGCAACGCACGGGCGGCCGCTACTCCCGCGTCGACGTCTCTCCGGAAGAGTCCGACCACTCCGGCTCCTCGTCCTCCGCCACATAGGCGGCCATGCCGTGGCTGGAGGCCGTGGACCTTCTCCTGCTGGACGCGCGGCGCCGGGAAGAGTCCGACCACTCCGGCTCCTCGTCCTCCGCCACAGAGGCGGCCATGGCGTGGCTGGAGGCCGTGGACCTTCTCCTGCTGGACGCGCGGCGCCGGGATGCGGCGGCCGTGCTCAGGGCGGCGTGGGGATGCGACGCCTAAAAAAATCGTGTGCCAGCTCTTGATAAAACAACCGTGTGGTGTTTAGTATTTCCGTTTTTTTTAAACAATGTTGCCGTTCGTTGGTGAATTGGTCCCCATATCCAATTCACCTGCCGTTCACCGGTGAACTGATGCACGTCCAGCTGGCTGCCGCCTGATGCAGACTGCTACTTCGCGCTCAAGGCGTGGAACGCGcagcgcgcgggcgcggcggcggtgcTGATCGCGGACAGCGTGGACGAGCAGCTGCTGACGATGGACAGCCCCGAGGCGTCGGCGGGCACGGAGTACGTCGACAAGATCAACATCCCGTCGGCGCTGGTGAACCGCGCGTTCGGCGAGTCCCTGAAGAAGATGGCGCAGAAGGTGGCCTCCGGCGACGACGGCGCGGGCGAGGAGGTGATCGTGAAGCTGGACTGGCGGGAGTCGATGCCGCACCCGGACGAGCGCGTGGAGTACGAGCTGTGGACCAACAGCAACGACGAGTGCGGCCCCCGGTGCGACGAGCAGATGGCGTTCGTGCGCGGGTTCCGCGGCCACGCGCAGCTCCTGGAGCGCGGCGGCTACGCGCGCTTCACACCGCACTACATCACCTGGTACTGCCCCGAGGCGTTCCGGCTGACGCAGCAGTGCCGATCGCAGTGCATCAACCACGGCAGGTACTGCGCGCCGGACCCGGAGGGGGACTTCGGCGCGGGCTACGAGGGGAAGGACGTGGTGGTGGAGAACCTAAGGCAGCTCTGCGTGCACCGCGTCGCCAACGACACCGGCCGACCCTGGGCGTGGTGGGACTACGTCATGGACTACAAGATCCGCTGctccatgaaggagaagaagtacACCAAGACCTGCGCCGAGGACGTCGTCACCGCGCTCGGTGAGTTACCGATGCCGGCATACTCCATGGATGGCTATGATCTCGGCGTGCTTTTCTTGATCGTGCGTGTGGGCTTTTCTGGAATGGAACCAGGTTTGGATCTCAAGAAGGTGCTGGAGTGCATGGGCGACCCCGAGGCCGATGCCGACAACGCCGTCCTGTCCAAGGAGCAGGAAGACCAGGTCCGTCAGTCACAACGATCTTCCTTTCCTAGCACTCTGAATCTATCTATCTTCTGGTAT
The nucleotide sequence above comes from Miscanthus floridulus cultivar M001 chromosome 18, ASM1932011v1, whole genome shotgun sequence. Encoded proteins:
- the LOC136519514 gene encoding vacuolar-sorting receptor 6-like isoform X1; its protein translation is MAAGRGPWLAGGLVAVAVQLLIVAVRGRFVVEKSSVWVLAPEHIRGHHDAAIGNFGVPDYGGTLTGVVIYPDKKATGCDEFDAKFKAKSRRPVILLLDRGDCYFALKAWNAQRAGAAAVLIADSVDEQLLTMDSPEASAGTEYVDKINIPSALVNRAFGESLKKMAQKVASGDDGAGEEVIVKLDWRESMPHPDERVEYELWTNSNDECGPRCDEQMAFVRGFRGHAQLLERGGYARFTPHYITWYCPEAFRLTQQCRSQCINHGRYCAPDPEGDFGAGYEGKDVVVENLRQLCVHRVANDTGRPWAWWDYVMDYKIRCSMKEKKYTKTCAEDVVTALGLDLKKVLECMGDPEADADNAVLSKEQEDQFQIGSGSRGDVTILPTLVINNVQYRGKLERTAVLKAVCAGFKEGTEPRVCLSHDIETNECLHRNGGCWRDEATNVTACQDTYRGRVCECPVVNGVRYEGDGYTHCKPIGPGRCALNNGGCWSETRGQQTFSACTKTALTGCRCPSGFHGDGHKCEDLDECREKLACTCPDCQCKNTWGNYECKCKGNQLYIRGEDVCIANNMSKLGWFITIAAVACVVGIGVAGYVFYKYRLRSYMDSEIMSIMSQYMPLDSQNNENHPLQQHDSEALRH
- the LOC136519514 gene encoding vacuolar-sorting receptor 6-like isoform X2 — its product is MAAGRGPWLAGGLVAVAVQLLIVAVRGRFVVEKSSVWVLAPEHIRGHHDAAIGNFGVPDYGGTLTGVVIYPDKKATGCDEFDAKFKAKSRRPVILLLDRGDCYFALKAWNAQRAGAAAVLIADSVDEQLLTMDSPEASAGTEYVDKINIPSALVNRAFGESLKKMAQKVASGDDGAGEEVIVKLDWRESMPHPDERVEYELWTNSNDECGPRCDEQMAFVRGFRGHAQLLERGGYARFTPHYITWYCPEAFRLTQQCRSQCINHGRYCAPDPEGDFGAGYEGKDVVVENLRQLCVHRVANDTGRPWAWWDYVMDYKIRCSMKEKKYTKTCAEDVVTALGLDLKKVLECMGDPEADADNAVLSKEQEDQIGSGSRGDVTILPTLVINNVQYRGKLERTAVLKAVCAGFKEGTEPRVCLSHDIETNECLHRNGGCWRDEATNVTACQDTYRGRVCECPVVNGVRYEGDGYTHCKPIGPGRCALNNGGCWSETRGQQTFSACTKTALTGCRCPSGFHGDGHKCEDLDECREKLACTCPDCQCKNTWGNYECKCKGNQLYIRGEDVCIANNMSKLGWFITIAAVACVVGIGVAGYVFYKYRLRSYMDSEIMSIMSQYMPLDSQNNENHPLQQHDSEALRH